Proteins encoded together in one Vanessa cardui chromosome 19, ilVanCard2.1, whole genome shotgun sequence window:
- the LOC124537743 gene encoding uncharacterized protein LOC124537743 yields MTTRDARGSQERAAARERSQLAIHFAAGIPLSRKMPFKVVQTLEGKKLKLLVVPSGWETDNILRYPPNKESKSYEDGEQVLDEMLLHSDTDDADNYRQKRCPQNQKLMTLDLNSKAENMIDQIVSTNNNDIVVTEIHADSVPDIVVNNAQDLDNLEKQLSDSGFRDRLKNICSMLCSGGKGIDCAYMLVDVLFTRKFICDCSWSGGSRGEELKVPLKGFKHVLSFFWSMVHQWDEKFTIKDNEMFFKTILKNAKKRKLAKCERASTSRRSTSKRNAKRIKVSENISDKDINEEENAEENEENDETIEENMEDHTEKSDTVEENMENNDKENNILQKNTVNNKEISDLAEESKAENKKNIQKEIKKNDKLKMVENKENHTMQSTSKRIANSDFIIGKETSV; encoded by the exons ATGACGACGCGGGACGCGCGGGGATCGCAAGAGCGGGCAGCGGCGCGTGAGCGATCCCAGTTGGCTATTCACTTCGCCGCTGGCATCCCGTTGAGTCGGAA AATGCCTTTTAAGGTAGTTCAAACTTTGGAGGGAAAGAAATTGAAATTACTTGTTGTTCCTTCGGGTTGGGAAACTGACAATATCCTCAGATATCCGCCAAATAAAGAGTCGAAAAG ctaCGAAGACGGAGAACAAGTTCTTGATGAAATGCTTCTGCACAGTGATACCGACGATGCCGATAATTATCGGCAGAAGCGATGTCCACAAAACCAAAAATTAATGACATTGGATCTGAACTCAAAGGCAGAAAATAtg ATCGACCAAATCGTTTCgactaataataatgatattgtagTTACCGAAATTCATGCCGATTCGGTGCCGGATATTGTCG TTAATAACGCTCAGGATTTGGACAACCTGGAAAAGCAGTTATCGGACTCAGGATTCAGAGaccgtttaaaaaatatatgttccaTGCTTTGTTCTGGAGGTAAAGGCATAGATTGTGCGTACATGCTTGTTGATGTTTTGTTCACACGGAAATTTATTTGCGATTGCTCATGGAGTGGGGGTAGCAGAGGTGAAGAATTGAAAGTTCCTTTAAAGGGTTTTAAGCATGTTTTGTCTTTTTTCTGGAGTATGGTGCACCAGTGGGATGAAAAATTCACAATTAAAgataatgaaatgtttttcaAAACGATTTTGAAAAACGCTAAAAAAAGAAAGTTGGCAAAATGTGAAAGAGCCTCAACATCAAGACGATCGACATCTAAAAGAAATGCAAAACGTATTAAGGTATCCGAAAATATTTCCGATAAGGATATAAACGAAGAAGAAAATGCTGAGGAAAATGAAGAAAATGATGAAACAATAGAAGAGAATATGGAGGATCATACAGAAAAAAGTGATACAGTAGAAGAAAACATGGAAAACaatgataaagaaaataatatattacaaaagaacacagttaataataaagaaataagtgATTTGGCAGAAGAAAGCAAAgcggaaaacaaaaaaaacatacaaaaagaaataaagaagAATGACAAACTAAAAATGGTGGAAAACAAGGAAAACCATACAATGCAGAGCACCTCAAAACGCATTGCCAATTCTGACTTTATAATCGGTAAAGAGACTAGTGTTTGA